In Nilaparvata lugens isolate BPH unplaced genomic scaffold, ASM1435652v1 scaffold7604, whole genome shotgun sequence, the sequence AACAAAGGGCAGATGGACGCCGAGATTAGTGAAAacctttctattattatttgctTGGACCGTGGCAGACGCGAGCCTACCTAACCTAACCGCTCTGGATATGATTTCTCACGAAACAAACAATACACGTCTCCCTTTGACGTTGGATGGTTCCCTCtaacactctctcactctatctctctctgacTTGGGGTGATTCCCTCTTATCCTCTCTCTCTGACTTGGGGTGATTCCCTCTTATCCTCTCTCTCTGACGTTGGGTGATACCCTCTTACGCATCTCTCTCTGACTTGGAGTGATCTCATCACAACCTCTCACTCTGACTAAGGTTGATTCcctatctccctctctctcactctgacaGGGAGGCAGATGGCTCTCGAACAATTGGACCCAGGTCTGGATCTCAGGTGACCACCCCAGACAGCAATTCACCCCagcattcatttattcactatTCATTCGCTATATTGTTATCGGCACTAGTCAAACGGTGTGCGATTCACAAATGAATTGCAAACGATAATAAAAGGTACGCTTGGTTGGGCTGCAATATGTATAAgagaataaatagatataggGGTATGTAAGGGATTGATTATGAATAGGTATAGGGGTAAAAGTATAACTATAGAGTAATAATTCAACtatataaaacacttattgaaatgggctgcttttaaattaataaaacctGAGAACCTGAGGATGGTTTTTAAAAACCGAAACTAGTcgtgttcaaatattttaagtttttataataaacaagggtgctacaagttatattgttttattattttcaactatatagTATGTTTGGAGTGAGAGTTGATGTTTTTGACCGGATAAAAGATGTAAATAAACGACTATCTTACTATTGAGGGTATAGTATAGTTTGGAGTGAACTAGGTATAGGGGTATGATtataaatactagtagttctgtgaacagtagacctcacgcagtattctcatccacaagtacctgatgtcaactgttttgaatgttaaaacaaactcagttcacgtttgaagtTGTATTCCATTCTGATATGATTCATCCAGTTCcatgatgatctttctatctgatgaaaattaattttttagaataaaaaatattataatttctccagcattattcagttcatttgtttatttttattcacctattaatttagtttttttgaatgtgagaatattgatactgatgggcacgcataataataccatgactgcaaaacaaaatattgaaaccaaagaccataaagctgcgattagaccaaatttatttgaaaaatgtgataactcaatccttatagattatattagattgaacataacttatcatacacatgatgaacatatgtgtttgtcaacttccgttcaatctaatagaatctatatggattaagttataaccattttgttaataactttggtgtaaacccagcttaaagatgatGGGTCTAACCTCttcaatgtctttgattgaaactatagaccttatacaaatacagtaatagactggcttctccacacatctgtgtaatcacttgtcagctgatttatgatgaataattctatagtctgatttttactctaatattggcgtatgaaggaggctcctttttccttttatattatccttgaaattgaaaatttccaaaaaccttgtacatacgtcgacgagcaattaaaaaaggaacatacctgtcaaatttcatgaaaatctattaccgcgtttcgccgtaaatgcgcaacatataaacatttagaaatgccaaaccgtcgacttgaatcttagacctcacttcgttcggttaataaatatttattgtataaatcgaTGGGTAGTATGTTTAGGATGGCAGGATGCTTTTGGCAGGGTAAAAATTGTGAATATAAACAATCAGCAATGAATTTATACGAGACAAATTGTTGATTATTAATCATTCATGGTAGGATAAGGTTCAAAAAGAACTTTCAATTATGATATTACCAACGATTGTACCTTCAATCCAATTTTGGCAACTTGTCAATTTGGCAAGATATAATAGCCTATGAAGAAAGTTTATGCTATTGTGCACAAATAAATTCCAAGCTTAAGTTTGGCACATAAGGAGTATGGGCCTATTGTGGATATCCAGTTATGAAAAGTCAATTTAAATTTGTCAAAGTTAGAGAATTGTAcgcaaatgaataatttattctttaaaggttTATTCTCTTTGAACTTCCTCCGAGAGACAGAGGTCTCAAGGTTTGAAGTTTGAGCTGAAGAAGGATATTGCAGAGAGCAAGAGAGCagagatcaatattgaatttcgaAAGAGCTCAAATCTAGTCAGAAACTGAAGTTATGAGTTTATTGTAACTGTCAATCATTACCGATATTGAACAAAAAACGccgataaattgaataaattctataaatCTATTAAGTTTAATATAAATCACAGCCATCTtagtgataaaattaaaaatacaactACTCTAGGTAATCAAAATTCTGGTGTAGAGATTTTTAATGAGATgtagaagaaataaaaatcaacaaCTCGACGTCCCTctatcaacattcaaacatatgatgatgactttctaaattcaaatctACTTTGGAAACGTTGAAAAATTTTCTTATCAAAATTATAGACAAAATTTACAGCAATTCACAAATAACTATCTATCAAGGTTTCAAAATTCTTTCCACTTACCTACAATTCAAGCTTGTTTTTTCCAAACTTAAAAAAATCCATCAAACTTTTAAAATACAACAGAGAGCTACTGCGTATCAATATGGTGAGTAGATAACACTCTTGTAAACAGATTATGTTAGCTGTTAGATCATTCTCTTTTGatattgagaataaattatcaatggatcagaatttgattattgataaaacaatgAAAGTCTtgttttgttgtgaaaatgattTGCtagatattcatattgaatgaaaacaacaataataatcttGATCCAATAGTTTAGTTTCATATTATCTAAGAAGGTTTCAGGTAATAATCTTCATTTGTTGTTGGTAAACGTTCTGGTGACCATATTTGGAACACTAGTGTTCAGTCTccgccaatgacagtagagctcgatgttcattggtcaacagctaatgacAAATCGTAGGGCTTTGCTCACACTATATTGGATAAGAATTTGATCgttgataaaacaataaaagTTTTGTTTTGTTGTGAAAGTGATGTgctaaatattcatattgaatgaaaacaacAATAATGATCTTGATCCAATAGTTTAGTTTCATCTTATCTAAGAAGGTTTCAGGTATTATCTTCATTTGTTGTTGGTAAACGTTCTGGTGACCATATTTGGAACACTAGTATCTAGTCTCGACCAATGACAGGAGAGCTCGAtgttcattggtcaacagctaatgaccaatcgtagggcttcgcTCACACTATATTGCCTGCTGCTCTATGTTTAAGCTTTCGGATTACAAGAGATTGATAATAGTCTAACAACGGAAACAATTTTCTAGTTTGTTTAAATTATTCGTTTTTATTATCAGAGATGAACGAAATCAGAAATAGTTATCGTTTCTCAATggtattattaacaataataataaattgttctgATAGATAagtaaatttgacaatatcaagcTGATCTAATCcaacataatacaataattgaagactcttaatcattcatttttcaagcTATATTACATTGAAAAAAGAATACACTGAGGATACACTAacaaagaataagaagatataggaatataatagaaatagaaGAATACACTGACAAAGTAAGAAACCATACAATCAACTATATCAAAATAATGGATGTTTAGAATTCCATCTGCCAACTACATtacaattataaatattcagGAGTTCATCTGCTAACTATattaaaagtaaaattttatagaaatctATCTGctaattatattacaattttgaatatttataaattcatctaCTAATCTATTTTCcaatttctatgaatttcagAGAGAATGTGTGTCAGTACATATAGGTCAGGCTGGAGTACAGATGGGCAATGCCATTTGGGACCTATTCTGTCTGGAGCATCAGATCGACCAAGATGGCAAACCAGCAAATCCGGAGTCAAAACCTCCTTTCACAGAGGATTATGAACTGAACGCATTCTTCCAGAAGACTGCCAAGGATAAATTAGTTCCAAGGGCTATATTTGTTGATCTAGAGCCAAGTGTTATAGGTAATGGACAATTTCTAGTATCATCGAAAttctcaaatcaatttattgaaaataatttgagaaGATTTTAACGATTTGAGTGATTTGAATGATCTAAAACCAGACCTAGAGGTGGAACAGAAGGAGTAAGTCGCGGTGAAGATCGATGCCACTAAAAAGCTGTGCAATTATAGAAACATTCCAGCCATTGATATactgtagataattataatagatttaGGAGAACGCGAGCAAGCTGAAATTACATATCGACCTGACCGTTCTCTAACCCTTAGGTGCGATAATGATGGTTTGTTAGAAGAGTAACCACTCGCGATTAGAGTTATTAGCTTCAAAATCACGGAGATTGACGAttggaatattgaaaatttgaaaaattatatttagaataaattaaatagattatatttgttttattttatgaataatttgattattccATTCAGGACAAAATTCGAattcttatcaattttcatcatttaattcaatcatAGCCCAATATTTCCGAGGCTCAATGCATCAAACATCCACTTATCATAGCTGcatttcataaatttgaaattttccaatctCATAAGTTTCCACTGAACTGTTTCACTTACGTCAATACTTATTATGTCTTAATCCttctcaattattatagttGATGAATAATGAGTTTATCAATAACTTTGGtagataacccgtgctccgcaaaggactaataataactttataaactgaaaacttgacgtagtggaaacttgaagaattgaaaatagtccagtagttcagacgtgatgatgcgtcatatGTTAATTCACTATCCCGCAGTGATAAgcacttatacacttatactattacttagtaatagtaggtattggtataagccagttcttttctttattatagtatggtacagattattattctatcataCATAAGCTCATGTATAAATCGATCTTTCATTCATTAATCGACAATCGGggtgattgaatgaatgaatgagatatCGATTCCATGCGAACGGTTGCATAAAAATCGGTTAGCATTCAATCCCGAAaaaatgtcacgagaaccaatcagagaagccttcttccaAGAAaacccttctctgattggttatcgtggagttcaatcatgattaaaatttaacaggcttttgtgaaGCCTGGcaaataattaatcataattaaCAATGATATGCTACTTCATTcacaaatttatcaatttttctcaaatttccaactCAGATTCAATCCGCTCGGGCCCCCAAAGACGGCTCTTCAACGGCAACTGGTTACTCTCAGGCAGTGAAGACGCAGCCAACAATTTCGCTCGCGGCTTCCGCACAGTCGGCTCCAGCATGTTGCACCAACTTTGCAACAAGTTGCGGCGCATAACGGAGTGTTGCAACAGTTTGCAGGGGTTTGTTGTGTATCACAGCTTTGGTGGTGGAACAGGTTCGGGGCTGACTGCATCACTTATGGAGGAGTAGCGGCAGAATTGGGAAGAAAAGCAAGTACCAGTTTTCTGTGTATCGGCGCCCACTGTGAGTtcagaaataattcaataactaTTCATAATTACGAATTTCATTGATGAGAGTTATCATTTAATCGATGGATACTCTGGTACGTagtattttgaaatatatttatagaGTCAGGAACAGATTGACATActgtattttaaataattattgaattatcgaAGCATCTTTCATTGACTGTATacgatatttttataaattcttttaTAGTGAGGTTCGCATTATAAGTCAGCACCAGAATAAAATTGGTTCGCCATCCTTGTATGTCATtatacaaagcagatagctctagcATTTCCGAACTACGCACTGTTGTCAAATCGGAGAATATAATgtaccagatataaaaataaaaaagtacaacatataaaaaataaaaactaccaGAATATCAAATCTCAATTCATCAACAACTCATGGAGACATATATCATTATGTCTTggagaatagaatatatttgagATGGAATTGATCATTGATTACAAGAATGAACAATCAATACCGTATTGGTTTATCAGGAATGCCGGGATGAATAAAGCTATGCAACATAGAAGGCAAAGTAGTGGCAGCAATGCTATCCCATCATTCCCTCCAACTCTATACCATTAAGTAATTTAAATCATTTAATATTAAATGTCACTATTGGGAAAATACACTCAAAtttggaataattttgaaaatgctgGCAGATCACAGTAGAAACAAGTCTAAATGAGGATTTCAAAATAGGAAGTACGTTGTAGAGAAAGTGTGTTCATAGTCTTCAGGATCCTAAATGCAATAGAAAAGAGGTAGAACAACGTTCCAGTTTGGATCAACACTCGAACCCAACTGGCTTGAGGCTttagtacatatttttatcaattaataaattgaataactacaGAGAATTCAGCCATCAATGAATCCATAAATGATTTTACAGGTTTCAACATCTGTGGTAGAGCCCTATAATGCTCTGCTTACAACACACTTCTCAATAGCTAATTCAAATTGTGGATTCCTAGTGGATAACGAAGCCATCTACGATATTTGCAGGAAGAAGCTTGATATGTGTGGGTAATGAATTGATCAGAAACTTCACATTCTTTCTAAGCTATTCTAGTTACCAAAATATCTCATGCCTTCTTCTCTTTGAGTAATAAAACTAAAAAGTTCTACAGAAGATGTAAAAATCAGTTGCATCCACAGATATTCATCAGTAATAATCTCATTGTGCTTCATAAATAGACCTACATTGTTCATGCATCACTCAatttccctataccatgggaacTATCAAAAATAAGTAGAGACTAAACAATTCTAGCTTAAGAACTCCAACTATTCTAAAATAACAGAGAATTGTATTCACTTGGATGTCTCTTAGAAATACAGGGTGCTCTGGAAAAAGGTGTCCATAAGTCAgagcgtgattcctcacatcagaCGAAGAAAACAAGTTATAAtcaacataggtccgaaaatgcttggttaccaagttatacagggtggaggatttcaatttcagttcccctgccgaaACGCAAAAGCCCTACGGCTATTAGTTGGCTGTTAAATAAGATGTAAAATTTAGCGTACTTAATGTAAAATGcactaaaaaattgaataaaaccgtttccagacctgtagctacagtaatgttcaagatatgtgacgaaatacgcgaaacttgctCCCGAAAAACATGTTCCTTTAAGAATTtgagcagatttactatgttaaatgtacaataaacacaaaatatgtttctacagaacttgtagaaaatttaattttgaagagaaagatgtaggataagtctataatagacaaacgccaccttgaataaataatccttattacatacaaaacgcatgaaaaatagagagctcaatagattttgtttattttcctatAGCTAGGAACTGTAACGCTCTGAAATAGCTTACAAGTTTGGAGCATTTAAGAGTATCTACCACTAAAATCTGTTCTAAGTGTCAATTAGACTAAATATTTCTGAATAATACATTGTAGAGTTCTCTCTATTCCTCCTATAACTCAGAAATAGTTATTACAAGTACTAAAGAACTCCGAAGATTCTGAACAACCACAAGTTGCATTAACTTCGATACATTTTAGAGTACAGTATCTACACTAATTTCTCTTTTAAATATTGCTAATTAAACTggatattttcataaaataaaacattgtAGGAGGTCTCTCTATTTTCCTATAACTCAAAAACCCTACTTACTACTAGTACTAAAGAACTCCAGAAGTTCTGAAATAACCACAAGTTGCATTCATTTAAGCATTTCaggaaaatatcaataattttagaGCAGTGGCGTGCAGTTTTGACAAATGGTTTTCTGGGTTGGCGGCAACCGTTGGGAATTGCCCGTGCAACATTAAATATAACGCGTTATTTAGTTTTGACACCTGACCGTGCTCActttctcattctctcactCTGTTTCTCGTCCTTTTCTCTCTATCTTCTCTGTCTATTCGTATCACTGTATCCAAACTTCTCCcactttctttctttcttcttttcttggGGCGCCTCCTCAGTGACAGACTACGCACCTATTGCCAGATTAACAGAAATAACTCAGAGCGCTCctatagagagagagaagtgagcagagagaaagggagagtgtgagagagaagggAGGTCAGGagtgaaagagtgagagaagagATAGGACAGATAGATGGATACTGGTAGGAAAAAAATGAATACGGCTGAAGAGAGAATAAGTCAAGAAacaatagtgagtaggtttttgattctgtattca encodes:
- the LOC120356710 gene encoding tubulin alpha chain-like, yielding MRECVSVHIGQAGVQMGNAIWDLFCLEHQIDQDGKPANPESKPPFTEDYELNAFFQKTAKDKLVPRAIFVDLEPSVIDSIRSGPQRRLFNGNWLLSGSEDAANNFARGFRTVGSSMLHQLCNKLRRITECCNSLQGFVVYHSFGGGTGSGLTASLMEE